The Rattus rattus isolate New Zealand chromosome X, Rrattus_CSIRO_v1, whole genome shotgun sequence genome has a window encoding:
- the Ripply1 gene encoding protein ripply1 gives AAPDAVPAAAPDAAPAAAPAAAPDAAPHGQDLAQAPALAQVNGREGAENEREAYLWRPWLSSINDQPRQAGACIEWAAGEATAAEAKADSEFHHPVRLYWPRSRSFDYLYSAGEILLHNFPVQATINLYEDSDSEEDEEDKEEDEEEEEEEVNEIDAEGCVGVPHEATAHSPDPYSTSPN, from the exons gctgcccctgatgctgtccctgctgctgcccctgatgcggcccctgctgctgcccctgctgctgcccctgatGCTGCCCCCCATGGCCAGGACCTGGCCCAAGCCCCTGCCCTAGCACAAGTCAATGGACGAGAAGGTGCTGAGAATGAACG AGAAGCTTATCTTTGGAGACCCTGGCTGTCCTCTATAAATGACCAGCCAAGGCAGGCAGGAGCCTG CATAGAGTGG GCTGCTGGTGAGGCAACAGCTGCTGAGGCCAAGGCTGACTCTGAGTTCCACCACCCTGTCAG GCTCTACTGGCCTAGGTCCCGCTCCTTTGACTACCTGTACAGTGCTGGGGAGATATTACTACACAACTTCCCTGTCCAGGCCACCATCAACTTATATGAGGATTCCGACAgcgaagaggatgaggaagataaggaggaggacgaggaggaagaagaagaagaggtcaATGAAATTGATGCAGAAGGGTGTGTGGGGGTACCACACGAGGCCACAGCTCATTCCCCTGACCCATACTCGACCAGTccaaattga